The proteins below come from a single Plasmodium sp. gorilla clade G2 genome assembly, chromosome: 13 genomic window:
- a CDS encoding iron regulatory protein, producing MHFRRCIRKYCSNKKIVNPFEHIQRRLNANNYYYYDINELNDSRIKSLPFSIRVLLESAVRNCDNLKVSEKNVETILGWKENCKKKKEVPFMPARVLLQDLTGVPCIVDLATMRDTAELLGCDAERINPLIPVDLVIDHSVQVDYSRREDALELNEKKEYERNLERFKFLKWGMNSFKNMLILPPGSGIVHQINLEYLAHCVFNKNNLLYPDSVVGTDSHTTMINGLGILGWGVGGIEAEATMLGLPISMTLPEVVGINIVGKLSDYLLSTDIVLYITSFLRKEVGVVNKYVEFFGTGLKDLKLADRATISNMAPEYGATVGFFPVDDITLEYLLQTGRDKQKVELIREYLIKNSMFNTYKDNVEYTDVYTLDLSKLNLSLSGPKRPHDNVLLSELHKDFTMCLESPIGFKGYNIKKEDRQKKISFMYYKDGKEYELSQGSVVLCAITSCTNTSNSSSMIAAGLLAKKAVEEFGLKSLPYIKSSLSPGSKTVQKYLEAGGLLKYLEQLGFYNVGYGCMTCIGNSGHLDEEVEEVINKNDLIVSSVLSGNRNFEGRVHPLIKANYLASPALVVLFSIVGNVNVDLSNYIFSYNGKKINALDLIPRKEEIEEYERKYIKPEMYTEIYKNIKYVNKYWNNIEIKKNKLYEWDEKSTYIHKPPYFENMKIEIEKIKDIKDAHVLLFLGDSITTDHISPAGMIHKTSEAYKFLKSKNISDQDLNTYGARRGNDEVMIRGTFANIRLINKLCPDKGPNTIHIPTNELMSVYEAAMKYKQNNIDVIIIAGKEYGSGSSRDWAAKGPNLLGVKAVIAESYERIHRSNLIGMSVLPLQFLNNESSQYYNMDGTEKFTILLNDGNIKAQQIIKVQMNQKGNIIVFDVLCRIDTEIEERYFRNGGILKYVLRSLVNESKK from the coding sequence ATGCATTTTCGAAGGTGCATACGAAAATACTGTagcaataaaaaaattgtgaACCCATTCGAACATATACAGAGAAGATTAAATGCaaacaattattattattacgaTATTAATGAATTAAATGATAGCAGAATTAAGAGTTTGCCTTTTTCTATAAGGGTACTACTAGAATCTGCCGTTCGAAACTGTGACAATTTAAAAGTAAGTGAAAAGAATGTAGAAACTATCTTGGGATGGAAAGAAAAttgtaaaaagaaaaaggaagTTCCTTTTATGCCTGCTAGAGTATTATTACAAGATTTAACAGGTGTTCCTTGTATTGTTGATTTAGCTACTATGAGAGATACTGCAGAATTATTAGGATGTGATGCTGAACGTATTAATCCTTTAATACCTGTAGATCTAGTTATAGATCATTCTGTTCAAGTAGATTATAGTAGAAGGGAAGATGCTTtagaattaaatgaaaaaaaagaatatgaaagAAATTTAGAAAGATTTAAATTTCTTAAATGGGGTATGAATTCATTTAAAAACATGTTAATATTACCACCTGGTTCTGGAATTGTTCATCAAATTAATTTAGAATATTTAGCTCATTGTGTtttcaataaaaataatttactcTATCCAGATAGTGTTGTAGGTACTGATTCTCATACCACTATGATTAATGGTCTAGGTATATTAGGATGGGGAGTAGGTGGTATAGAAGCTGAAGCTACCATGTTAGGTCTACCAATATCTATGACATTACCAGAAGTTGTAGGTATAAATATAGTTGGAAAATTATCTGACTATTTATTAAGTACAgatattgttttatatattacttcCTTCTTAAGAAAAGAAGTAGGTGttgttaataaatatgttgaATTTTTTGGAACAGGTTTAAAAGATTTAAAGCTAGCTGACCGTGCTACTATATCAAATATGGCACCAGAATATGGAGCAACTGTTGGATTTTTTCCAGTAGATGATATAACTTTAGAATATTTATTACAAACTGGTAGAGATAAACAAAAGGTGGAACTTATAAGAGaatatttgataaaaaattCCATGTTTAATACTTATAAAGATAATGTTGAATATACAGATGTATATACATTAGATTTatcaaaattaaatttatcaCTGTCTGGACCAAAAAGACCACATGATAATGTATTACTATCAGAATTACATAAAGATTTTACTATGTGTTTAGAATCACCTATAGGATTCAAAggatataacataaaaaaagaagaccgtcagaaaaaaatatctttCATGTATTATAAAGATGGTAAAGAATATGAATTATCTCAAGGTAGTGTTGTTCTTTGTGCTATTACTTCATGTACTAACACTAGTAATTCATCATCTATGATAGCTGCTGGGTTATTGGCAAAAAAAGCCGTTGAAGAATTCGGACTTAAAAGTTTGCCTTATATTAAGAGCTCCTTATCACCAGGCTCTAAAACCGTTCAGAAATATTTAGAAGCAGGTggattattaaaatatttagaaCAACTAGGTTTTTATAATGTCGGATATGGTTGTATGACATGTATTGGTAATAGTGGACACCTAGATGAAGAAGTTGAAGAAGTgataaacaaaaatgatTTAATTGTATCTTCTGTATTATCAGGGAATAGAAATTTTGAAGGCAGAGTTCATCCATTAATTAAAGCTAACTATTTAGCTTCTCCTGCATTAGTTGTTTTATTTAGTATTGTTGGAAATGTTAATGTGGATTTgagtaattatatttttagttATAATGGAAAGAAAATTAATGCGTTAGATTTAATACCACGTAAAGAAGAAATTGAAGAATAtgaaaggaaatatataaaaccaGAAATGTAtacagaaatatataaaaatattaaatatgtaaataaatattggaataatatagaaataaaaaaaaataaattatatgaatggGATGAAAAATcgacatatatacataaaccaccatattttgaaaatatgaaaatagaAATAGAAAAGATAAAAGATATTAAAGATGCccatgtattattatttctaggAGATAGTATAACAACAGATCATATATCACCAGCTGGAATGATACATAAAACGTCTGAAGCAtacaaatttttaaaatcaaaaaatatcAGTGATCAAGATTTAAATACATATGGAGCAAGAAGAGGAAATGATGAAGTTATGATTAGAGGTACATTTGCAAATATTagattaataaataaattgtgTCCAGATAAAGGTCCAAATACTATACATATACCTACAAATGAATTAATGTCTGTATATGAAGCAGctatgaaatataaacaaaataatatagatgtAATAATTATTGCTGGTAAAGAATATGGTTCTGGTAGTTCAAGAGATTGGGCAGCCAAAGGACCAAATCTTTTAGGTGTTAAAGCAGTTATAGCAGAATCATATGAAAGAATACATAGAAGTAATTTAATTGGAATGAGTGTCTTACCTTtacaatttttaaataatgaaagctcacaatattataatatggaTGGTACTGAAAAATTTACTATCTTATTAAATGATGGAAATATTAAAGCACAACAAATTATTAAAGTTCAAATGAATCAAAAAGGAAACATTATTGTTTTTGATGTTTTATGTAGAATAGATACAGAAATTGAAGAAAGATATTTTAGAAATGGAGGAATTCTAAAATATGTCTTAAGGTCATTAGTTAATGAgtctaaaaaataa